The following coding sequences are from one Streptomyces angustmyceticus window:
- a CDS encoding bifunctional glycosyltransferase/CDP-glycerol:glycerophosphate glycerophosphotransferase — protein sequence MKPRLTVVVPVHRIGGSERNVEECLESVAAQTLTELDVVMVDDGPPAEGGAAPAPAGPAAVARRFAERDPRFRIVHHPAGGPAPGCGALRNTGARHAYPHTAYLAFLDAEDVLLPRAYEDLVGLLERSGSDLATGNVYRLGAGGRSQSAHHPVVRPTALRTRLGDDLTLLSDHFARNKVFRRAFFDAHAFAFPEGELCHDAAVTLPALFLAGAVDVLREHVCYWRLPEGSDRHRRLDARGVRDRFAAVAGIRRFLADPAHARLAVHQRDYDRAQLTEGLLDLVDALPAAAPECRTAFLDCARDFLSGVDPRLFPTLPVELRMRWYLIRSGRLADLLTLLTHEARNPAGFSVAGPPLRKRAVLPLTPPLELPPGVTRLDRADFPVRARVREAVWHRGVLVLRGYAYLRNLDAAHRHSYLRTAVLSCGRRRILLPLRPVVMPEATAESGQELHCYDWSGFELRIDPARLRRGGRWVEGDWSVGVVLASAGVVRAAALDGARSGSGAAPCAHDLLGDRGGADGVRITPCYPDGRLRLSVSRPSRRLTGHRAAAAGALDLTVTAAGPPPAALRLTHQGTGTVVSFPVEPEPAAAPALVPPPLVFRIRLDALAAARPPRDGAPRAIPPAHTESWAAEVVAADGGAEPIACDPALAPVALPLPHGRELVVAATPAGHLVLHDRTPQPYLERAMWRADGTLLVTGALPDAAPHATELVLKHGAHDAELAFATTHDDGRFHGALPLGALPSLAGPLPLREGRWTLHLREQGVPGSVLDAPVRCVPSLLDGLPAVRTVGGKPLTLDRHRHDEALVVAGPALPATDRGPYRRRVLREQHYALHRSRPLRDTVLYSSFGGRAYGDSPRAVHEELVRRGMDVEHLWAVRDAQTAVPETARAVLVGSAEWHGALAHSRWVVTNTHLPRWFTRRGGQRIIQTWHGTPLKRIGADLAGTLCAGLAHLAPRPRVSRQWSVLLSPNAHSTPVLRSALGYSGRLLETGLPRTDAFFAADRELRAAAVRERLGIGPGKRVVLYAPTPRDDLAYDAGHHRLHLPLDLELARRELADDHVLLVRSHPLVADRLPAHHAPFALDVSAHPDATELLLAADVLVTDYSSLAADFANTGRPMLFLTPDLPHYRDTLRGFTLDFEARVPGPLLASTGELVDALGDLEAVAAGAAGAYADFRETFCHRDDGGAAGRVADLMER from the coding sequence ATGAAGCCTCGGCTCACCGTCGTCGTCCCGGTCCATCGCATCGGAGGGTCCGAGCGGAATGTGGAGGAGTGCCTGGAGTCGGTCGCGGCCCAGACGCTGACCGAGCTGGATGTGGTGATGGTGGACGACGGTCCGCCCGCGGAGGGCGGCGCCGCTCCGGCGCCGGCCGGGCCCGCCGCGGTGGCCCGCCGTTTCGCGGAGCGCGACCCGCGGTTCCGGATCGTCCACCACCCGGCGGGCGGTCCGGCCCCGGGCTGCGGCGCGCTGCGCAACACCGGTGCCCGGCACGCCTATCCGCACACCGCCTATCTGGCGTTCCTGGACGCCGAGGACGTGCTGCTGCCGCGGGCGTACGAGGATCTCGTCGGGCTGCTGGAGCGGTCGGGGTCGGACCTGGCGACCGGCAACGTCTACCGGCTGGGGGCGGGCGGCCGCAGCCAGTCCGCGCACCATCCGGTGGTCCGCCCCACCGCGCTGCGCACCCGCCTCGGCGACGACCTGACGCTGCTGTCCGACCACTTCGCCCGGAACAAGGTCTTCCGTCGCGCTTTCTTCGACGCGCACGCCTTCGCCTTTCCCGAGGGGGAGTTGTGCCACGACGCGGCGGTGACGCTGCCGGCGCTGTTCCTCGCCGGGGCGGTGGACGTGCTGCGGGAGCACGTCTGTTACTGGCGGCTGCCGGAGGGGTCCGACCGCCACCGGCGGCTCGACGCCCGGGGCGTGCGGGACCGGTTCGCGGCGGTGGCCGGCATCCGGCGTTTCCTCGCCGACCCCGCGCACGCCCGGCTGGCGGTCCATCAGCGCGACTACGACCGTGCGCAGCTGACGGAGGGGCTGCTGGATCTGGTCGACGCGCTCCCGGCGGCGGCGCCGGAGTGCCGGACCGCGTTCCTCGACTGCGCCCGCGACTTCCTGTCCGGCGTCGATCCGCGGCTGTTCCCCACGCTCCCCGTGGAGCTGCGGATGCGCTGGTACCTGATCCGTTCCGGGCGGCTGGCGGATCTGCTCACCCTGCTCACCCACGAGGCCCGCAACCCGGCCGGGTTCTCGGTCGCCGGGCCGCCGTTGCGCAAGCGGGCGGTGCTGCCGCTGACGCCGCCGCTGGAGCTGCCGCCGGGGGTGACCCGGCTGGACCGCGCCGACTTCCCCGTACGGGCCCGGGTCAGGGAGGCGGTGTGGCACCGCGGTGTGCTGGTGCTGCGCGGCTACGCCTACCTCAGGAACCTGGACGCGGCGCACCGGCACAGCTATCTGCGGACGGCGGTGCTGTCGTGCGGGCGGCGGCGGATCCTGCTGCCGCTGCGGCCGGTGGTGATGCCGGAGGCGACCGCCGAGTCCGGGCAGGAGCTGCACTGTTACGACTGGTCGGGCTTCGAGCTGCGGATCGATCCGGCGCGGCTGCGCAGGGGCGGGCGCTGGGTGGAGGGCGACTGGTCGGTGGGGGTGGTGCTGGCGTCGGCGGGCGTGGTGCGGGCCGCGGCGCTGGACGGCGCGCGGAGCGGTTCGGGCGCCGCGCCGTGCGCCCATGACCTGCTGGGGGACAGGGGTGGCGCGGACGGTGTCCGGATCACGCCGTGCTACCCGGACGGGCGGCTACGGCTGTCGGTGAGCCGGCCGTCCCGGCGGCTGACCGGGCACCGTGCGGCGGCGGCCGGGGCCCTGGACCTGACCGTCACCGCGGCCGGCCCGCCGCCCGCCGCCCTGCGGCTGACCCACCAGGGCACCGGCACGGTGGTGTCGTTCCCGGTGGAGCCGGAGCCCGCGGCGGCCCCGGCCCTCGTTCCCCCGCCTCTCGTCTTCCGTATCCGGCTCGACGCGCTGGCGGCCGCGCGGCCCCCGCGGGACGGCGCGCCGCGGGCGATCCCGCCGGCCCATACGGAGAGCTGGGCGGCCGAGGTGGTGGCGGCGGACGGCGGGGCCGAGCCGATCGCCTGCGACCCGGCGCTGGCGCCCGTCGCGCTTCCGCTGCCGCACGGCCGTGAGCTGGTCGTCGCGGCCACCCCGGCCGGTCACCTGGTGCTGCACGACCGCACCCCGCAGCCGTACCTGGAGCGGGCGATGTGGCGCGCGGACGGCACGCTGCTGGTGACGGGCGCGCTGCCGGACGCCGCGCCGCACGCCACCGAACTCGTCCTCAAGCACGGGGCGCACGACGCCGAGCTGGCCTTCGCCACCACCCATGACGACGGCCGCTTCCACGGCGCGCTGCCGCTGGGCGCGCTGCCGTCGCTGGCCGGGCCGCTGCCGCTGCGCGAGGGCCGCTGGACGCTGCACCTGCGCGAACAGGGCGTGCCCGGCTCCGTGCTGGACGCCCCGGTGCGCTGTGTGCCGTCCCTCCTGGACGGGCTGCCGGCCGTGCGTACGGTGGGCGGCAAGCCGCTCACCCTGGACCGGCACCGGCACGACGAGGCGCTCGTGGTGGCCGGTCCCGCGCTGCCCGCCACCGACCGCGGCCCCTACCGCCGGCGGGTGCTGCGCGAGCAGCACTACGCGCTGCACCGCTCCCGTCCGCTGCGCGACACCGTGCTCTACAGCAGTTTCGGCGGGCGCGCGTACGGGGACTCGCCGCGGGCGGTGCACGAGGAGCTGGTGCGCCGGGGCATGGACGTGGAGCACCTGTGGGCGGTGCGCGACGCGCAGACGGCGGTGCCGGAGACGGCGCGGGCGGTGCTGGTGGGCAGCGCCGAGTGGCACGGTGCGCTGGCGCACAGCCGCTGGGTGGTGACCAACACCCATCTGCCGCGGTGGTTCACCCGGCGCGGCGGGCAGCGCATCATCCAGACCTGGCACGGCACCCCGCTCAAGCGGATCGGTGCCGATCTGGCCGGGACGCTGTGCGCGGGCCTGGCGCATCTGGCGCCGCGGCCGCGGGTGAGCCGGCAGTGGAGTGTGCTGCTGTCGCCCAACGCGCACAGCACGCCGGTGCTGCGTTCGGCGCTGGGCTACTCCGGCCGGCTGCTGGAGACGGGGCTGCCGCGCACCGACGCCTTCTTCGCCGCGGACCGTGAGCTGCGGGCGGCCGCGGTCCGTGAGCGGCTGGGCATCGGGCCCGGCAAGCGGGTGGTGCTGTACGCGCCGACGCCGCGCGACGATCTGGCGTACGACGCGGGCCACCACCGGCTGCATCTGCCGCTCGATCTGGAGCTGGCGCGGCGGGAGCTGGCGGACGACCATGTGCTGCTGGTGCGCTCCCACCCGCTGGTCGCCGACCGGCTGCCCGCCCACCACGCGCCGTTCGCCCTCGACGTGTCCGCGCACCCGGACGCCACCGAGCTGCTGCTGGCCGCGGACGTCCTGGTGACCGACTACTCGTCGCTGGCGGCGGACTTCGCCAACACGGGGCGGCCGATGCTGTTCCTGACGCCCGATCTGCCGCACTACCGCGACACCCTGCGCGGCTTCACCCTCGACTTCGAGGCCCGGGTGCCGGGCCCGCTGCTCGCCTCGACGGGTGAACTGGTGGACGCGCTGGGCGACTTGGAGGCGGTCGCGGCCGGGGCGGCCGGCGCGTACGCCGACTTCCGGGAGACCTTCTGCCACCGGGACGACGGGGGCGCCGCGGGCCGGGTCGCGGATCTGATGGAGCGGTGA
- a CDS encoding class I SAM-dependent methyltransferase: protein MPGRTDSSAATDSPDAQPPGSDTRTARPPRPTGTAPAASTARLPAERARGGPARLLPARSPFRRQLRRIGTGRVLEVGCGTGDTLAGCAPGSVGVDHDPRSVARCRQRGLTAYTADTFLASPHARPGSFDALLTANVLEHLDDEQAEALLRAYVRYVRPGGGVLLITSQEAGHRTGPAPVRFTDFALLRAFAESAGLAVRRTYSHPLPRPAGMLLRSNVFVLVGQVPR from the coding sequence ATGCCCGGCCGAACCGACAGCTCCGCCGCCACCGACAGCCCCGACGCCCAGCCGCCCGGCAGCGACACCCGGACCGCCCGGCCCCCGCGCCCCACAGGCACCGCGCCGGCCGCCTCCACCGCGCGGCTGCCGGCCGAACGGGCCCGCGGCGGCCCGGCGCGGCTGCTGCCCGCCCGGTCCCCGTTCCGCCGCCAGCTGCGGCGGATCGGCACCGGCCGGGTACTGGAGGTCGGCTGCGGGACCGGCGACACGCTCGCCGGCTGCGCGCCCGGCAGCGTCGGGGTGGACCACGACCCGCGGTCCGTGGCCCGCTGCCGGCAGCGCGGGCTCACCGCCTACACGGCCGACACCTTCCTCGCGAGCCCGCACGCCCGGCCCGGCTCCTTCGACGCGCTGCTGACCGCGAACGTCCTGGAGCACCTGGACGACGAGCAGGCCGAGGCGCTGCTGCGGGCCTACGTCCGCTACGTACGGCCCGGCGGCGGCGTCCTGCTGATCACCTCGCAGGAGGCCGGGCACCGGACCGGCCCCGCCCCGGTGCGCTTCACCGACTTCGCCCTGCTGCGCGCCTTCGCCGAGTCCGCGGGCCTGGCCGTACGGCGCACCTACTCCCACCCGCTGCCGCGCCCGGCCGGGATGCTGCTGCGCTCCAACGTGTTCGTCCTGGTGGGGCAGGTGCCGCGGTAG
- a CDS encoding class I SAM-dependent methyltransferase — protein MTARIADQSAEQLPRPTRLSEVKGWFFTADQLLFDWFLAHQRDRAEPGDLLELGAYLGKSAIFLGARLRPGERFTVCDLFDSPAGDASNSREMRKSYATLTRRAFEANYLAFHDELPDIVQGLSSVVGDHVDEGSVRFAHIDASHLYEHVHGDILTVRELLTTHGVVVMDDYRAEHCPGVAAATWQAVANEGLRPICITGTKFYGTFGDPEPWQQALLEWIASRGDIWHEVQYVAGAPLVRLSAKGAAEPAHPVSRHAAGGARGVQRAAVRSPEAPTARPVPRRPAASRAALRRVAREVLPPVVTRALVRARRRARTH, from the coding sequence ATGACTGCCCGCATCGCAGACCAGAGTGCCGAACAACTCCCGCGCCCCACCCGGCTGTCCGAGGTCAAGGGCTGGTTCTTCACCGCCGACCAGTTGCTCTTCGACTGGTTCCTGGCGCACCAGCGGGACCGCGCGGAGCCGGGTGATCTGCTCGAACTGGGCGCGTACCTGGGCAAGAGCGCCATCTTCCTCGGCGCGCGGCTGCGGCCCGGGGAGCGCTTCACGGTCTGCGACCTCTTCGACTCCCCGGCCGGGGACGCCTCCAACTCCCGGGAGATGCGCAAGTCCTACGCGACGCTGACCCGCCGGGCCTTCGAGGCCAACTACCTCGCGTTCCACGACGAGTTGCCGGACATCGTCCAGGGTCTCAGCTCGGTCGTCGGCGACCATGTGGACGAGGGGTCGGTGCGTTTCGCCCATATCGACGCCTCGCATCTGTACGAGCATGTGCACGGCGACATCCTCACGGTGCGCGAGCTGCTGACCACGCACGGCGTGGTCGTGATGGACGACTACCGCGCCGAGCACTGCCCGGGGGTGGCCGCGGCCACCTGGCAGGCCGTCGCGAACGAGGGCCTGCGCCCCATCTGCATCACGGGCACCAAGTTCTACGGGACGTTCGGCGATCCCGAACCGTGGCAGCAGGCGCTGCTGGAGTGGATCGCGTCCCGCGGCGACATCTGGCACGAGGTGCAGTACGTGGCCGGTGCCCCGCTGGTGCGGCTGAGCGCCAAGGGGGCCGCGGAGCCCGCCCATCCGGTCTCCCGGCACGCGGCCGGCGGCGCCCGCGGCGTGCAGCGGGCGGCGGTGCGGTCGCCGGAGGCGCCGACGGCCCGCCCGGTCCCGCGCCGTCCCGCGGCGTCGCGGGCCGCGCTGCGCCGGGTCGCCCGCGAGGTGCTGCCGCCGGTCGTCACCCGCGCCCTGGTGCGGGCCCGCCGGCGGGCGCGTACGCACTGA
- a CDS encoding carbohydrate ABC transporter permease, translating to MTTVEGVAPDGRPGAGGAGGAGRGGRRAGRGGRPLVARLAARTGGGVLRIVLVLVALFWLMPSVGLLLSSLRGPRDIAGSGWWQVFAQPAQITWDNYSRLLANDKVMGSLLTTAEITVPATVLVVVIGSLAGYAFAWLDFPGRDGWFLVVVGLLVVPVQVALIPVAKLFGAVGLFETTAGVVLFHTAFGLPFAVFLLRNFFAEIPRELLEAARLDGAGELRLFTRVVMPLGGGAIASLGIFQFLWVWNDMLVALIFADSGHPPITVALQQEVRQFGNNIDVLAPGAFVSMVVPLIVFFAFQRQFVSGVMAGAVK from the coding sequence ATGACGACCGTGGAGGGTGTCGCGCCGGACGGGCGCCCCGGGGCGGGCGGTGCCGGTGGGGCGGGCCGGGGCGGCAGGCGGGCGGGGCGGGGCGGGCGGCCGCTGGTGGCCCGGCTCGCGGCGCGGACCGGCGGCGGTGTGCTGCGGATCGTCCTGGTGCTCGTCGCCCTGTTCTGGCTGATGCCGTCGGTGGGGCTGCTGCTGTCCTCGCTGCGCGGACCGCGGGACATCGCCGGGTCGGGCTGGTGGCAGGTCTTCGCCCAGCCGGCGCAGATCACCTGGGACAACTACAGCCGGTTGCTGGCCAACGACAAGGTGATGGGCTCCCTGCTGACCACGGCGGAGATCACCGTGCCGGCGACGGTGCTGGTCGTGGTCATCGGGTCGCTGGCCGGTTACGCGTTCGCGTGGCTGGACTTTCCCGGGCGGGACGGCTGGTTCCTGGTCGTGGTGGGGCTGCTGGTGGTGCCCGTGCAGGTGGCGCTGATTCCGGTGGCCAAGCTGTTCGGGGCGGTCGGGCTCTTCGAGACGACGGCCGGGGTGGTGCTGTTCCATACGGCCTTCGGGCTGCCGTTCGCGGTGTTCCTGCTGCGGAACTTCTTCGCCGAGATCCCGCGGGAGCTGCTGGAGGCGGCGCGGCTGGACGGGGCGGGTGAGCTGCGGCTTTTCACCCGTGTGGTGATGCCGCTGGGCGGTGGGGCGATCGCCTCGCTGGGGATCTTCCAGTTCCTGTGGGTGTGGAACGACATGCTGGTGGCGTTGATCTTCGCGGACAGCGGGCATCCGCCGATCACGGTCGCGCTGCAGCAGGAGGTGCGGCAGTTCGGCAACAACATCGATGTGCTGGCGCCCGGGGCGTTCGTGTCGATGGTGGTGCCGCTGATCGTGTTCTTCGCCTTCCAGCGTCAGTTCGTCTCGGGTGTGATGGCCGGCGCGGTGAAGTGA
- a CDS encoding carbohydrate ABC transporter permease, with protein sequence MSAVEVSRAGGGSAGGGRGGGGGRRGGIPGGRSWIAAVFLLPALLLLGALVAYPIVFSVYRSLFDASGDGFVGLGNYGAMFSDDGIRTALRNNVVWVVVAPTVSTVLGLVFAVLTERIRWGTAFKLIVFMPMAISMLAAGIIFRLVYDQDPERGVANAVWVGVHDTFSDPAPFPGARPRPGSALAPSGGGGFTTRSAVRAGSAVSLPLVAVRPGDVRGARPAAVAGPRPGRVTGTVWLDFTRGGGGRPGVVDGAEKALAGLTVEAVRGGRVVASATTAADGTYVLPAGADGARLRLPAANFAAAYGGVEWLGPALVTPAIIGSYVWMWAGFAMVLIAAGLAGVPRELLEAARVDGAGEWQVFRRITVPLLAPVLVVVLVTLMINVLKIFDLVYIIAPGSSIRSANVLALQLFQSSFGTDVDEGLGSAIAVFLLLLVLPVMYVNLRRIRKERRR encoded by the coding sequence ATGAGCGCCGTAGAGGTCAGCAGGGCGGGTGGCGGCAGCGCGGGCGGGGGGCGCGGCGGTGGTGGCGGGCGCCGGGGCGGGATTCCGGGGGGCCGGTCGTGGATCGCGGCGGTGTTCCTGCTGCCGGCGCTGTTGCTGCTCGGGGCGCTGGTGGCCTATCCGATCGTGTTCTCCGTGTACCGGAGTCTGTTCGACGCGTCCGGGGACGGGTTCGTGGGGCTGGGCAACTACGGGGCGATGTTCTCGGACGACGGCATCCGTACGGCGCTGCGGAACAACGTGGTCTGGGTGGTGGTGGCGCCGACGGTGTCGACGGTGCTGGGGCTGGTCTTCGCGGTGCTGACGGAGCGGATCCGGTGGGGTACCGCGTTCAAGCTGATCGTGTTCATGCCGATGGCGATCTCGATGCTGGCGGCCGGGATCATCTTCCGGCTGGTCTACGACCAGGATCCGGAGCGCGGGGTGGCCAACGCGGTGTGGGTGGGTGTCCATGACACCTTCTCCGATCCGGCGCCGTTCCCGGGTGCCAGGCCGCGGCCGGGCTCCGCGCTGGCGCCGTCCGGCGGTGGCGGGTTCACGACGCGCTCGGCCGTGCGGGCGGGGTCGGCGGTGAGTCTGCCGCTGGTCGCCGTCCGGCCGGGGGATGTGCGCGGCGCGCGGCCGGCGGCGGTGGCCGGGCCCCGGCCGGGGCGGGTCACGGGCACCGTGTGGCTGGATTTCACCCGTGGTGGGGGCGGGCGCCCGGGGGTGGTGGACGGCGCGGAGAAGGCGCTGGCGGGGCTGACGGTGGAGGCGGTCAGGGGCGGCCGGGTGGTCGCCTCGGCGACGACGGCGGCCGACGGCACCTATGTGCTGCCCGCCGGGGCGGACGGCGCGCGGCTGCGGCTGCCGGCGGCGAATTTCGCGGCGGCCTACGGCGGGGTGGAGTGGCTGGGTCCGGCGCTGGTCACGCCGGCCATCATCGGTTCGTACGTGTGGATGTGGGCGGGTTTCGCGATGGTGCTGATCGCGGCGGGGCTGGCGGGTGTGCCGCGGGAGCTGCTGGAGGCGGCGCGGGTGGACGGGGCGGGCGAGTGGCAGGTGTTCCGCCGGATCACGGTGCCGCTGCTGGCGCCGGTTCTGGTGGTGGTGCTGGTCACCCTCATGATCAATGTGCTGAAGATCTTCGATCTGGTCTACATCATCGCGCCGGGCTCCAGCATCCGGTCCGCGAACGTGCTGGCGCTGCAGCTCTTCCAGTCGTCGTTCGGTACCGATGTCGACGAGGGGCTGGGCAGTGCGATCGCGGTGTTCCTGCTGCTGCTCGTGCTGCCGGTGATGTACGTCAATCTCCGGCGCATACGGAAGGAGCGTCGCCGATGA
- a CDS encoding ABC transporter substrate-binding protein, which yields MRGRLDGTLDRRAVRATAAVAVGSALALVLAACGSSGGGTKDDGGGAGKGGSTAPTVRLPQLKGQKLQVTAVWTGPERENFVKVLDEFEKRTGATVDFVPSGDDMAGFIGSKIAGGGPPDVAMLQQVGVLGEFAEKGWLKPLGGAARAQLAKNYTKGWRDLGAHKGTAYGVYFKASNKSLVWYNARAFDTAGAKEPKTWQDFLTTARTLSESGVEPVSVGGADGWTLTDWFENVYLSQAGPEKYDRLARHRIKWTDPSVKQALTTLGQLFGRKELLAGGASGALQTDFPTSVTQTFSGDAPKAAMVSSADFAAASISQTKAKVGTDAKVFPFPAVGARSPVVTGGDVAVALKDSEAAQALLTFLASTDAAKIWAQAGGFLSPNKELDQAAYADGVMREIAKALIAAGDDFRFDMSDQAPASFGGKPGQGEWKDLQDFLKNPKDVAGTQARLEKDAAKSFGR from the coding sequence ATGCGCGGACGACTCGACGGCACGCTCGATCGCAGGGCGGTACGCGCCACGGCCGCCGTGGCGGTGGGCTCGGCGCTCGCCCTGGTGCTGGCGGCGTGCGGCAGCAGCGGCGGTGGTACGAAGGACGACGGCGGTGGGGCCGGTAAGGGCGGCAGCACGGCCCCCACGGTGCGCCTCCCTCAGCTCAAGGGCCAGAAGTTGCAGGTCACCGCGGTCTGGACGGGGCCGGAGCGGGAGAACTTCGTCAAGGTGCTGGACGAGTTCGAGAAGCGCACCGGCGCCACGGTCGACTTCGTGCCCAGTGGCGACGACATGGCCGGCTTCATCGGGTCCAAGATCGCCGGTGGCGGGCCGCCGGACGTGGCGATGCTCCAGCAGGTCGGTGTGCTGGGCGAGTTCGCCGAGAAGGGCTGGCTCAAGCCGCTCGGCGGCGCCGCCAGGGCGCAGCTCGCCAAGAACTACACCAAGGGCTGGCGGGATCTCGGCGCCCACAAGGGCACCGCGTACGGCGTCTACTTCAAGGCCAGCAACAAGTCGCTGGTCTGGTACAACGCCCGGGCGTTCGACACCGCGGGCGCCAAGGAGCCGAAGACCTGGCAGGACTTCCTCACGACGGCGCGGACGCTGTCCGAGTCGGGCGTCGAGCCGGTCTCGGTGGGCGGGGCGGACGGCTGGACGCTGACCGACTGGTTCGAGAACGTGTATCTCTCCCAGGCGGGGCCGGAGAAGTACGACCGGCTGGCGCGGCACCGGATCAAGTGGACGGATCCCTCCGTCAAGCAGGCGCTGACGACGCTCGGTCAGCTCTTCGGCCGCAAGGAGCTGCTCGCGGGCGGCGCTTCCGGTGCGCTGCAGACGGACTTCCCGACGTCGGTGACCCAGACGTTCAGCGGGGACGCTCCCAAGGCCGCGATGGTCTCGTCGGCCGACTTCGCCGCGGCCAGCATCTCGCAGACGAAGGCAAAGGTGGGGACGGACGCCAAGGTCTTCCCGTTCCCGGCGGTGGGTGCCAGGTCGCCGGTGGTGACCGGCGGCGATGTGGCGGTGGCCCTCAAGGACTCCGAGGCCGCGCAGGCGCTGCTGACGTTCCTGGCGTCGACGGACGCCGCCAAGATCTGGGCGCAGGCGGGCGGGTTCCTCTCGCCGAACAAGGAGCTCGATCAGGCGGCGTACGCCGACGGGGTGATGCGTGAGATCGCCAAGGCGCTGATCGCGGCGGGCGACGACTTCCGGTTCGACATGTCGGACCAGGCGCCCGCCTCCTTCGGCGGCAAGCCGGGCCAGGGCGAGTGGAAGGACCTGCAGGACTTCCTGAAGAACCCCAAGGATGTCGCGGGCACCCAGGCCCGGCTGGAGAAGGACGCCGCGAAGTCGTTCGGGCGCTGA